Genomic segment of Populus nigra chromosome 6, ddPopNigr1.1, whole genome shotgun sequence:
ATCGTGTAAATACTCGGAAATTATTTCTGTATTGGAGAAATCATAGAGAAGATACAAAACCGATAAACTGAATGGCAAATTACAATGAAATCGATGATATTCTCGCGGAGGAAGAGGTGAGAAATATCATTTAATCTTGATCTTACATTTTAACGCCTAAATTTCCCAATTCTAACATAACTAATTTTCTGTGCCGCGCATGTGTGTTATGGCTTGCAGTTTGTCCCGGTTGTGTTTCAGAAGGCTATAAATGGAGTGAAAATCGATGAAAGCACCGAAAAAGGACATGTAAGATTTAAGTAAAAATAGCATTGGAAAGAGAACTCATGAGTCAAAttactgttttttctttttctttttctttgagatACTCACACTTTGTTTTCCATGTGTTAATTAAAACTCAGGTTGAACAAGGTTCAAAGACAGAGCTACCTTTCTGGCTTGCTCGTGAATTGCACATGAGGCAAGCAGTATCGATAAGTGTCCCAGCCTGTTTTAATCAGAAGTAATGATAGCTTACTTGCTCAAactgaatcttttttttatttcacattatCAAGTAAGTTAGCGGGAGATCCATTTTTCATACAGGCTGCTTTCTATTTGTAGTTGAGAGGTCTGGTTGTATCTCTTAAGGCtggtaattttctttttgaaattatgTTACTGTTGTTGCAGCTTGAATGTAAATGTAGTTCCATAGAGTCATATCTCAAGAAACTCTGCTCAAGTCCTCTATGGAGGGCTTTCCCCTCCTTGATTTTAGAGAGTTGATTTCACTTCTAGGAGTTAGTCAAATTAATTGCTTGGTATGATAGTTGAGTCCCCAAAGAATCATCAAATGTGTACAAGTATAGAGAATGGTTCATTTATGCTGTCATCCAACATCCATTTACTTGTGTGGTTCTTTTTATGTCTCAtagctagttttttttgttgttgttgtcctCACCAGAACAAGGCTGGAAATCCAGGCAGATGCTGCATGTGTGGACCTGAGATCCCGCTGCCCTTACTTTTATGAATTTGGATGCAAGCTAGCCCCACTGTGAGTCTCTTTGCCTGCCCATCCGTTCATGTGTGTACATAACAGTCATTGAGATGTGTTCTTTGAGTGCCTTTTGTTGGACTGCCACACAAGACTACCTGCCTAAAATGGTATCCAACCTGTGAAGCATTGTCACTGAGTGGTGCTTTCTCAATTTGGAGCGGGAAATAGGCAGCTCAATgcattcaatatttgatgacCTTGACTGTGTGACACCTTAACCTTTTGACTTTGTCAGTCTTTTTATTACATTGACAATTCCAAATCAATCCAATTATTTGTTAGATACAAATTAACACATCATGAAATCCAAAATTGGATTGGTGGTTTTaagtataaaaaatcaaatttgggcATCTTCTATGTCAGATCAAGAAGTTTGGCAAACAACCAGAAGAATTATGAAAATCTTTTAACTTTAGGATATCTTCAGTACTGTAACAGGAGAATATCATTTTACCACCCACCTGAACCATTCATGGATTGAATAATGTTTATCTTGTCCACTTCTTTAGCcccatttaaagaaaatatttgtatGAGTATGACATTCTTTTTCAGCCTTATACATGTTTTCTGTTAGTAGTTCTAGGTTGCCAAGTTCTATCTAGGTTTCGTTTGATGGCAAATGTCAGTGCACCTGAAATCTAAAAGCAAATCCTATCAAGTTTTCATTCTCAAGTCAAGGGATCAATTAAAGGCCCTTATCTTGccatagaaagaaaacaatGGGAGAAGTAAAATGTGAAAATGAATAACTTCGTTCCATGTGTTCTGATTTCCTTTTTAGCTTTGAGAAGTTTGTATGTTGTGAAAGGGTGCTTCACAATCTATCATGGGCCCTTTTACTTTTTGGTCGAACCTCAAGGCTTAGACATAAACTGTACTGTTGTTGAGTTTATAAGTTGTGAAGGTTGTGCTTGGCACTCTCTTTATCAGTGCTACATCCAAATTTACCTTTGCATAATTGCTGTGATTTTGTCTACTACAATGAAATTAGATTGTGTGTTTTTGTCTTGTTAGTGGCAAGACTGCACAATTGATAAGTGATGTTGTCATTCGTACCTATTAACATTAAATTTGCATCTACACCAGCAATCCTTCCTTTGGCTGACAAATTGATTCTCACTAAGCTTTTTACCTTCTCTTTATAAGGACTTATTTGGTTATTCATAATGATCCTCAGGTGTGATAAAACCATTGGATTGTTGCTCCCATATGCATTTCGAATCAGGTATAAGGAAATCCTACACAAGGCACACACCACAGCATTTGCCACAGCTTCCAAATTTCTGACGCACCTAACTAGAGAAGAAACTTCTTGTAAGATTCTCTTACTTGTTTAAGCATATATTTCTGCTTTCATGCCTCACATTTATGTTGCAATaacattcttttatttctctGCATGAAAGCAGCCTCACATTTATGTTGCATTAACCTTCATTTATTTCTCTACATGCTTAGTGTATGAAGCAGCTCAATCATCCATGGCAGCCTTTAAGAAATGGCGGATGGGTGGCCCCAGATTGCAGAGAGCTTCAATTCTCGGGAGGAAGAGAAAACCAGCTGAGTAGTTGCTCATTGCTACCCTGCCAACACTCTCAATTCAAACAACCAAGCTGCAGTTATGTCTCGGTCCTTGCCTTGAGATTGATGCATGATGTGTGCATTCTAGcacaagaaattatatatataaaaaaaaacatgtccgGGTACTATTATACTTCGTTGTTCAATTTCACTTTCCTCCTGATAATTTTAGCTTGATATTAAGCCCTAGAGGAAATTGGGGCCAAGGCTGTTTGGGGTGTTGATGCAATTGCACAGTAGCAATTAATTAAACATGGAAACTGATTATTTGCGTGTTGCCATGGTAATTGAGTTGATGCAATACATTCTATCTTTAATTGCatgatttagaaaaattatccaTGCTCAACTGTACATCCATTTCTTTTTAAGCCCAAAACAATCAACCAAAAACTTAATGTGATCGATGTAGGCAGAACTTCTACATAAGATCTTATACCATTTGAATTTGGCTACATGATATGCTATAAGCCTCCTATTTAATCATCCTCTTCATCTGTCTTCTTTCTGTGATTTACAATGTTCAGAAGGTCACGACTACTCAAAGGAGATTTCCAAGTTTCAAGTCCAGCTTTCTCTTGATGCTGCGGCATGCCCTTGTTTTTCATGGTTGAAACAGAATGTTGTTGGACTACAAGAATCGATGCGTGTTGTGCGAAGTCAGATGTTGATAATGCATCTCCTAGTGGCCCAAGCTCTTCACAGTTACTCCACTCCGATAGCCCCAAAGCAAATGGCTTTATCATTCCCTGACCCCTCCCCACAATATATAGATCATATTCATCAGCTAGATCTTTTGCTGCGATGATAATTTCATCCCCGCTATTTACCGACTTATCCACCCATGTTACAGATGGATTGCACATTGTCATAAATCGTAACTCATTCAGGTACATATCATCAACAAATCTTTGATTTTCACCCTCCACTTCCTCTTCCATATCCATCATTTCTATTGCTTCTTTACCTGGAAGAAATTGCACAACTTTTAAACTCACATTCAGAGACCCTGCCATCCTGCAAGCATAAGTTAAGGCCTCACGATCGTCATGTCCCCCAGTATAAAACATGGCGAAATTTAGCTTTTCTCTGCGATGGCTACCCTCGTTATAAATCTTCAAACTGAGGCCTCGATCAATAAATATCCCCACAGAGCATGGAGCTTTTGTTAGTAGATTTTGGTTTACTAGTCTGATAGAAGAGTTCTCTTGTTGCATCCCTTCTGCACCAGATTGTTTGTGAAATGGAATTAGGATGAAAGTCACGCGTTTGTCCTCTGCAAGGTTATGGATATCCTCGTGCATGGAGGTGTAAGGAGATACAACTGTCAGTGGCAGAAAGGACATTGACTGGTTTCTTCTTTCGTAGTTCTCCAAAGTGCTGATGATTTGGTCGGCATCTGATCTCCCACGGGCAGGGGGGTAGTTTTGGCCACTAGAATTACGATTCTCATCGTGAACGATTAGCATGGCATTAGTCCGTCCACTCAGACCTACTAGACACGCAGCAAATACACAAATTGGTGATTTCTCGGTTGAATTAGACAGTTCAAGGAGGTTGAGTATTCCTGATAGGTTGCGAGTAGTATGAATGCATGCAAGTATTCGTAGTTCTGAGTTAGGTTTGCTTTCTTGCAAGGTCCGGAGTTTGTATTTCCTGAAATGCTTGGTAGTCTTACAAGCCCAAAGGGGGATCGGTTTTACAAGAATCGTCATGAGTAAAATTGTCATCACCATTATAGTAAACGGTTGGTTATCCACAGCCTGCATGTAAAAACAAGTTGCAAGAAAattagaggataaaaaaaaaatcaaactattcAAGTTGAGGGTGAATTATAGTTTCCTattctttttcattattatttgttaCACAGATATTTGATACCTAAGAACTAATCACGTTGGAAGCCAACGTCAGGATATCAAGGCAGgcttctatttttaatttttatttgtcagtGACATGACATGCTATCTTACATGGTGCATGATGGTGATTCAACACGAACCCAAGTTGATGAAGTAGTGATTGTACCTTTATGTCTCTACCAACATTAAGAATAATCAAAGCCAAAACCCCTTTGGCGTTCATAAGAACTCCAAGGGCGACACCTTCACGAACTGGCATGCCATAGTACATGGCAACCAAGAAACCGCTTATAATCTTGGCTAAGCAAGCTAAGACTACAATTCCCAGAACCGCGAAAGGATTGATGTTGTAAAACATAGCAAGAATATTGCATCTAGTCCCAGTAAGCACAAAAAAGGCAGGAAGCATGATTCCTGGCACAAAGTCTTCAAGTTTCTCCATAATCATCATTCCAAGCTCTCCATCAGGTATAATAAGTCCGAACATAAAAGCTCCGATCATAGAGTGAGAACCACAAGCGTCTGTGATGAATCCACAAACGACCACCCCAGTAAGAATAGAGTATATACAAAGGTCACTGTAGTTGCCTCCTTTTGAGGAATCTTTGTCAATAATCTGCGAAAGAACCGGACGTAACACAaaccaacaaaataatatgaaggCAAGGGTCGGGAGGATGAAGGCACGGGTTTTCCCATTGCTAACTGTTATTGTCACAACAAGAAAACTCCAAGATGCGATGTCACTAACAAAAGCTGAGGATATGGCCATTTGTCCAACTTCTGTTCGTAGAAGCTTCAGGTCTGAAAGGATCTGAGCAAGATCCGGGAAGCTTGTGACTGTGAGGGCAACAGACCAAAACCAGGCACCAAGAGGATTCTCAAAGTGGGTTTTTCCAGGTAGTAGGTGATATAAACCTGCTCCCATGCCTAAGGGTAATAGAATTCCAAACAAAGCATTGCCCCATGCACCTTTACTGATTCTTCTTATTGTGGTTAGGTCCATCTGTAAACCCACGAGAAACATGTAGTAAATGACTCCCAAATTTGTTAAAGTCTCTGTCGCTCCAGTTAGTCTCACAGGATGAGTGTATTCTGAAAAAAGCGCGTTTGCTCCGAGCACCATAGGACCCATTAGCAGACCAGTCTAACAtccaaaacaacacaaaattaCTCTATTTGTTCATCTCGTGCAATACATAAATTAACAAGATTCAAGTAATTGTAAAgcataagaaaaaggaaagaatatcCAAGATCAATTAGTGTACAGGATGCTTACAATCAACTCGGAGAAGAAACGAGGCAAACGATGGAAGAGAAGGAAGAGCAATTGAATCAGCAGTATCGCTGAGCATAGGTTTGTGACGAATGGGGTAGCATCTAGAAAGGGGTTCGAAATTTTCCGAAGGGTAGTTGAATTGCTCACGGCCTCATAACTACATACATTAAGTGCACCTGAAGACAGGTTTGCGGTTATTGTATaaccattaaaatatatttccgTAGCTGTATATTTTAGTTCTGCTTTGTCACTGCCTTGCATCCTTGCCCTCTCGGTCGACAATGGCAACAATATGGCAACCTCGGCTACGGTCTCTCTTGTAAAAATTCAGAGGGGAATAAATAAGagaggaaataaaaaagaatttttctaTATGAatgttgtttcttctttttctgtaCAAAGTGCTCTCTGTTGCTGCTGCGTGCAGGGCTTAATATAGATGATAGAGTTAGttataaccataaaaattacagttaatGTGCCATCTCAAGAACACAGCTTATATGGTGTTAGACTTTATGATCCAAACCCAAAATTGTTATCTGCTTACCTGGCTTCTTTGAGTTTCTTGGGGACATTTTTGTGTCTGCCTTTATTATGGCTGAACTTATGGGATATCAATCTCTAAATCCGTTGACCCAGTCCCTTTGAcagcaatttttttcttaccaaATTCTATTGTATTTTCAATTCGAACAACAAAACAACAGAAGCTTTCGTGATTCCGTTTGAAAAAGGTGGAGATTGAGATTTGAATTCTATAGgaaattaagagaaaatttAAAGATTAGAAAAGGACTATGGGCCGACAGGAGAAAATGAAACCCcttctttctctttaaaaactGATGCAAGAAAAGGCTGCCGacaggggagagagagagagagagagagagcgagctGCTGGTGTGGTCTGGTGGAGAAGGGAAAGTTCGTCGGCTGTCATGGATGGTGGTTTCGTTAGTTGCTGGTGGCTTTGCACAGAGGCGTCCACAAAGAGGCCGCGGCTATCATGTTAGGATTTATAGGAGCCTAAAATCATAACACACACAATTCTTAACAGTATTCATATTCATTTTTAATCTAAAGAACAGAAAACAAAGGGATTcgatttcatttgaaaaaaaaaaatatatttacaataaaaaggaattgagttttttatttgaggatcgtggttcaattttttaaaaaactaaaatttaaagacTCAGAAAGTTTCACTACCTTTTCAATGAAGAAAAGATTTACAGCATCCTTGTAAGATTTGCAACATTCTTgagtgttagttttttttatgatgaactGGTAATGAAACTGGAATTTGAATCAACACCACCCAAATACATATCAAATGATTTATCAGTGAaggcaatttttttatttatttaatcatctataaaagcaattttttaaaaaaaatctagctcTATGTGCTCtacgttttttttattttttaaacagtaaatgattttattttatttttgtaacacTCTAGTTTCTCGAGGGCTCTAtgataattgatttaatataaatattatttaaaaaaatacttagctAGCGCTTGTTGATTGTCTTCACGTCTTTTGGGCGGTACGTGAGATGTTATGCACTGGTTTTTCGATGGCTTTCAAGACAATGTTTGATTCGTCTTGACTTCTAATATGTCTTGGCGCAAAGTGTTTTCCAAATGAATTTTTGATTTAGCGCaagcaactcttttttttttttttctttgctctttGATTTCTGCGCTGGCcttgtaaaattttttaaaaaaaccctttaatttgttatatttttatatttagtctgttttttttatttaagatgaattatgaatttagatttttttttaatttcaaccatcTTTAGTTCTTTTATCTTTAAGATTTGGTTATCATTTCTTTAATTGGTATCTATTTTATATGagatgatttttcaaaattttatttttttatttgcaatttcatcatttttaattatttttttttaccaatttgatctttattgttttaattgctatttttttcattgaaaatttttaaaattgtttttttcccttaatttcATGCTTTAGCATTGAATTTGTTGAAAACTGAATTTATTGATTGAGCTTAAGTCTAAGATTTAATAGCTTGAAAGTTTGAAAGACTagctcaaatttaaaaaatttgcgGGGGCTtgcttggttttctttttttttttaaactcgtgtttttttagtttcatctctcgatattttatttaatgggaattgaattatgttattttttatttttttctaatggattttttattaattttgataatgagCCAAGTTATCTCgagcctttttattttatcattctttgttacatctagttttttttagaaattttatattaaattaattggttAAATATAAGCATAAGATACTCATCTCATcatattttgtttagtttgcCTTTTGGATCGTTATTTTAACAGCATGTGCAACCTCTTTTGGTGCCAACATGGAACCTTTAACAATGACATTTTAACCGTCTCATTAAGCTCTTTATGATGGTTGAATGGTGTCCATGGCTGAGTGACAATAAGTTTCcaacaagctttttttttcttctctctccaaGTATGATATtgacatgataatttttatgattaatttttttttttgttcgtgttatttataatgttttttttaattatattgttaaattaaccAGGTTTATTGAACCTGGTTAAATCAGtaatctaaatattatatttttttttacttttttaaaaagatcgATGTTACCTGAACATTTGttattatattagaaaaaaatttactttatcCTCGACTAGCACTTATCTACGTATAGGCAATAAGATCTTGGTTGGAAAGGAAGGGGTATGTGCTAATTTACTTAGTtccagtttatttat
This window contains:
- the LOC133696694 gene encoding DNA replication complex GINS protein PSF3-like — translated: MANYNEIDDILAEEEFVPVVFQKAINGVKIDESTEKGHVEQGSKTELPFWLARELHMRQAVSISVPACFNQKTRLEIQADAACVDLRSRCPYFYEFGCKLAPLCDKTIGLLLPYAFRIRYKEILHKAHTTAFATASKFLTHLTREETSLYEAAQSSMAAFKKWRMGGPRLQRASILGRKRKPAE
- the LOC133696572 gene encoding cation/H(+) antiporter 15-like; this encodes MSPRNSKKPGALNVCSYEAVSNSTTLRKISNPFLDATPFVTNLCSAILLIQLLFLLFHRLPRFFSELITGLLMGPMVLGANALFSEYTHPVRLTGATETLTNLGVIYYMFLVGLQMDLTTIRRISKGAWGNALFGILLPLGMGAGLYHLLPGKTHFENPLGAWFWSVALTVTSFPDLAQILSDLKLLRTEVGQMAISSAFVSDIASWSFLVVTITVSNGKTRAFILPTLAFILFCWFVLRPVLSQIIDKDSSKGGNYSDLCIYSILTGVVVCGFITDACGSHSMIGAFMFGLIIPDGELGMMIMEKLEDFVPGIMLPAFFVLTGTRCNILAMFYNINPFAVLGIVVLACLAKIISGFLVAMYYGMPVREGVALGVLMNAKGVLALIILNVGRDIKAVDNQPFTIMVMTILLMTILVKPIPLWACKTTKHFRKYKLRTLQESKPNSELRILACIHTTRNLSGILNLLELSNSTEKSPICVFAACLVGLSGRTNAMLIVHDENRNSSGQNYPPARGRSDADQIISTLENYERRNQSMSFLPLTVVSPYTSMHEDIHNLAEDKRVTFILIPFHKQSGAEGMQQENSSIRLVNQNLLTKAPCSVGIFIDRGLSLKIYNEGSHRREKLNFAMFYTGGHDDREALTYACRMAGSLNVSLKVVQFLPGKEAIEMMDMEEEVEGENQRFVDDMYLNELRFMTMCNPSVTWVDKSVNSGDEIIIAAKDLADEYDLYIVGRGQGMIKPFALGLSEWSNCEELGPLGDALSTSDFAQHASILVVQQHSVSTMKNKGMPQHQEKAGLETWKSPLSSRDLLNIVNHRKKTDEEDD